From the Notolabrus celidotus isolate fNotCel1 chromosome 12, fNotCel1.pri, whole genome shotgun sequence genome, one window contains:
- the kcnj14 gene encoding ATP-sensitive inward rectifier potassium channel 14, whose protein sequence is MMGAARVKRRFSAVVDGPVEEEEVMRLAQSAADTAGAGGSPTGSGTPTSPSPTHALNGKTLPLQTNTNNARRQSAIGEPVGGDAGEGGVRAGGICSGIKSGKGSNVGGRGKGWPSSNQDSLSSPSTASRRRNRRSSRRPRQRFVGKDGRCNVTFVNMSERGQRYLSDLFTTCVDIRWRWMLVIFTLSFLLSWLLFGFAFWLIASAHGDLSIRLKPSSDSSPGSGETGSGVESDRKAVVEEPCFFQVNSFMAAFLFSLETQTSIGYGFRSVTEECPLAVMAVVLQCIVGCIIDAFIIGAVMAKIAKPKKRNETLVFSETAVVALRDGKLCMMWRVGNLRKSHLVEAHVRAQLLKPRVTDEGEFLPLDNADINVGFDTGTDRIFLVSPVTIVHEINEESPFFEIDQKTLENDSEMEVVVILEGMVEATAMTTQCRSSYLTSEILWGHRFEPVLFERKDCYQVDYSFFHRTYEIPNTPSCSAKELAEQKYAESSHSSFCYENEVALQLVSPDDEPDQDPERPSPPTRRPSLAEHLHYN, encoded by the exons ATGATGGGAGCGGCACGTGTTAAACGCCGCTTCAGTGCGGTGGTTGATGGGccagtggaggaagaggaggtcatGAGGCTGGCACAGAGTGCTGCAGACACGGCTGGAGCAGGGGGGAGTCCAACAGGGTCAGGGACCCCAACAAGCCCCTCCCCGACCCATGCCCTGAACGGCAAAACTCTACCTCTTCAGACCAACACCAACAATGCACGGAGGCAGAGCGCAATTGGAGAGCCAGTTGGGGGAGATGCAGGAGAAGGCGGGGTGAGAGCAGGGGGAATATGCTCTGGGATAAAGAGTGGAAAAGGCAGTAATGTaggaggaagagggaaaggCTGGCCTTCTTCGAATCAGgattctctctcttccccctccACTGCCAGCCGCCGGCGCAACAGGCGCTCAAGCCGCCGGCCCCGACAACGCTTTGTGGGCAAGGACGGACGCTGCAACGTCACCTTTGTCAACATGAGCGAAAGGGGCCAGCGTTACCTCAGTGACCTTTTTACCACCTGTGTGGACATCCGCTGGCGGTGGATGCTGGTCATCTTCaccctctcctttcttctctcctgGCTGCTCTTTGGATTTGCTTTCTGGCTTAttgcctctgcacatggggacCTCTCCATCCGACTTAAACCAAGCTCGGATTCCTCTCCAGGATCAGGAGAGACCGGGTCTGGTGTAGAGTCTGATAGAAAGGCTGTGGTTGAGGAGCCATGCTTCTTCCAGGTGAACAGCTTCATGGCGGCCTTTCTATTCTCCTTGGAGACACAGACATCCATCGGTTACGGATTCAGAAGCGTGACCGAAGAATGTCCCCTGGCGGTGATGGCGGTCGTtttgcagtgcattgtgggctGCATTATTGACGCCTTCATCATCGGGGCAGTCATGGCAAAGATTGCCAAGCCCAAGAAGCGCAACGAGACTTTGGTGTTCTCTGAAACAGCTGTGGTGGCGTTAAGGGATGGAAAGCTCTGCATGATGTGGAGGGTTGGAAACCTACGCAAGAGCCACCTGGTAGAGGCACATGTACGAGCACAACTGCTGAAA CCCAGGGTGACAGATGAGGGAGAGTTCCTCCCACTGGACAATGCTGACATCAACGTGGGTTTCGACACCGGCACAGATCGCATCTTCTTGGTCTCTCCAGTGACAATTGTACACGAAATCAATGAGGAATCACCCTTCTTCGAGATCGACCAAAAGACACTGGAGAATGACTCTGAGATGGAGGTGGTGGTCATACTCGAGGGCATGGTGGAGGCCACAGCCATGACGACACAGTGCCGTAGCTCCTATCTGACATCTGAAATCCTCTGGGGACATCGATTTGAACCAGTGCTCTTTGAGAGGAAAGACTGCTACCAG GTGGACTACTCGTTCTTTCATCGAACTTATGAAATTCCAAATACACCTTCGTGCAGCGCTAAAGAGCTGGCTGAACAGAAATATGCTGAAAGCTCACACTCCTCATTCTGCTATGAGAATGAAGTGGCTCTGCAACTTGTCTCCCCTGATGATGAGCCTGACCAAGATCCTGAGAGACCTTCACCTCCAACACGAAGGCCATCCCTGGCAGAACATCTCCACTACAACTAA